The segment TTTAGGAATAAGGGCTTTCGCCCAATCTAATACTTTGTCGGCGAGTTGGATGGCCTCCTCCTTATCCATTTCGGTGATCGCCTCCCAATAACCCGGATACCGGGTTTCCACGGCATAAGGAGTCAGGACGTCCACCTCTTTCAAATCTTCCGGCAAGGCAATTCCCGCTTCTTCGCAAACTTCTATCAATTCCTGTATGTCATGGGTTAAGGGAAAATCTGCTTTGGAGAACAGGAGAACGGCCTTGAATGCTTTTTCCACCGCTTGCTGGGCATGAAAACAAATTTGTTCCGGCAGAATATCCGGGTCTTCCTTTCCCAGCTTGGCCAGTTTCAAATCACTTAAGGCATGATCCAACCCTTCTTCGGGAGAAACCATCAAGCGTTTTTTAGCGGGCGGATTCATAAACCACCTTTCCCTTGTTGATCGCTTCTTTATAAATCAAACCGGGTATGGTCATTAATTCTTCCAGCTTATTTTCGGGAACGACCAGGATATCCATGGGCATATTGATTCCTTTTAAGGCTCGCCGAATGCGGATTCCTTCCTTCCTGGGATTATCTATTTCGTCCCCGGCTACCACCAATATATCAAGGTCGCTATTGATATGCTGGTTTCCTCGGACATAGGACCCAAACAGGATCAGCTTCCTGGGATTGCTGACTTCAACAATTTTGCTG is part of the Deltaproteobacteria bacterium genome and harbors:
- a CDS encoding HEPN domain-containing protein, with translation MNPPAKKRLMVSPEEGLDHALSDLKLAKLGKEDPDILPEQICFHAQQAVEKAFKAVLLFSKADFPLTHDIQELIEVCEEAGIALPEDLKEVDVLTPYAVETRYPGYWEAITEMDKEEAIQLADKVLDWAKALIPKTKIKEIPSSLQ
- a CDS encoding nucleotidyltransferase domain-containing protein: MAMKWEITSEKIQKVISKIVEVSNPRKLILFGSYVRGNQHINSDLDILVVAGDEIDNPRKEGIRIRRALKGINMPMDILVVPENKLEELMTIPGLIYKEAINKGKVVYESAR